aagagagagagagagagagagagagagagagagagagagagagagagagagagattttgtttgtttgtttgcttaacgcccagccgaccacgaagggccatatcagggtggtgctgctttgacatataacgtgcaccacacacaagacagaagtcgcagcacaggcttcatgtctcacccagtcacattattctgccaccggaccaaccagtcctagcactaaccccataatgccagacgccaggcggagcagccactagattgccaattttaaagtcttaggtatgacccggccggggttcaaacccacgtcctcccgatcacggggcgccggacgccttaccactaggccaaccgtgtcggtttgagagagagagagagagagagagagagagacatacacacagacagagacaaacagacatacagatccgACAAACAGCCAGGCaggcaatatatatatacacaccgtggctcacacgcacacacaaagggaagtgCCTGCCATTTGAACATGtggtagtgctatcgacacgtagcactatcgacacgtagcgctacagtacattggtttttcaaaaatagtgatatcgacacgtagttctattgagacgtagtgataatggcatgtgtgCATTGTGacaatagcactacgtgccgatagcactactgtttttggcaatttgtgtcgatagcactacagaaaatagcgcaaacgatacgtagcacaaatgacacgtagcgctagcgggacgcaccgcaaatgttctttggcttgcttacatggacttgtatcaaaaataagtcaagaatgtcactggattctgagctatgaatttaacacgctaaagttcaagattaccaactTACACTTTAAGGCTGTGcacatctctgtctctcttattTTGTAATGGCAGGCTTTCAGGAAGATTTAATTCCTTTTCTtcctatccaggtttcccaattgcttcgtttccagatttatgtggagcacgtgatgcgcacaaaaaatattggcggtctagaagtgtcgtctgcgcaatgatcgcggcggctttcttgaccgccaaggacgaccacgcacgttgtgagacgtcattcgttagacctcaatccctgtgtttgtgatgtgtgtgtgtgtttgtgtgtgtgcacacacgTCCCCTTCGATCTCTCTGTCTATATAGTTGCTCTCAGGCTTAACAACGACACATGAGTTGTCTAGCAAATCCCCTTGTGAAGCATAAGTTAAGTTAAGATTAACTCTTAAGGGTTAACATGTTTTATATTACAGCCGCCCTGGGGTTAACAGACGAACAGAAACAAATTCAGCAGCTTGCAGCAGACTTTGCTTGCAATGAGATGTTCCCTCACATGGCGGAATGGGATCAAAAGGTAAAAAGTTTAGTCTGTGATATTGAAAAAACGATTCTTAGCATGCTAAATATAAATATGATTGACCTACACCAACTTTGCAATGAGATGGGACGCTTAAAAAGCCGCAAGGCTTTATATGGAAATCTTTTTCCAGTCACTACAtttacttttagttttactACTGTGACTTCTGTGCCTGTTAATTTTCACCTGTATCATAGTATAGGAGGAGGAAGGGGTCTGATAGCTCTTGTTACAATTTCGAATCTGGGCCGAGACACACAGTGGTGAACTTTATGTGATAACTCGacagagatggtatccatgtctGAGCCCCCTCCATGGTTCAAAAAGAAGCTTGGCCTTTCTGCCAGAATtgagtgcaggtggctgattttGGAATAAACTGAATCAACATTTTAGACAATAAAAAACCAAATATTTCAAATAAGCCTGATTTAAGATAGCTTGCCAAAGACATGCCTTTTTCAGTTATGTAAACCTGTTCTAAAGTGGTCAGTTTTGCATTATCTGAACACCTCAAACATATTTATATCAAACTGCTTGAACAGAATTCATAATATTGACTTATAGTTTTAATCAAATGTAAGCGTATTTTAAAGAGTATCCTAAGCGCCttgagccaattgatgggacttaCACtttagaaaagttatttattattagaTTATTAGTATTATCTTTAGTCGTCTGAATAATTAGAATTTCCCATTTCCCTTGCTTTGTGTTTATCCTTTCTGACCCTAGGCACAGTCTCCATAACTTTTTTTTGCAGGAAATCTTCCCTGTGGACACCATGCGCGAGGCGGCCAAGCTAGGGTTTGGTGCGGTCTACTGTAGCGAGAAGTACGGGGGCACGGGTCTGACACGCTTGGACGCTTCCATCATCTTTGAGGCGCTGTCTCACGGGTGCTGCAGCACTACAGCCTACATCAGCATTCACAAGTAAGGCTTGTTACTGATATTTTGTGTGACATGTCTGCCTAAGTATCTTGGTCACATTGATTTTTCTGAGGCATCATTGACCCTCagcactgacacaagtcatgaaAGAACGGCCAAAATTGGTCGCTCAAGCAGTCTCTATACACATACACCAATTCATGACATGGTGTTTTCTGGTTTGTCCTTGCAGTATGTGTGCCTGGATGGTGGACGAGTTCGGCACAGAGGAGCTGAAACAGCGCTGGATCCCCTGCCTGGCTGCCATGGACAAGTTTGCCTCCTACTGTCTCACAGAGCCAggtcagtacacacacacacacacacacacacatgcgcatgcatgcttacactcacacacacacacacacatgcgcatgcatgctcacacacacacaaacacacacacacacgcacacacatgcacacacacacacacacacacacacctacacacacacacacacacctacacacacacacacacacacacacgcacacacacagaaacaaacctacactcacacacacacacacacacacacacacacacacacatgcatgataACAGCATGCACTGATCCTGAAAACTGAGTGATGCTGCTTTAATTGTGGGTAGAAAATGGTCAGACATAAAAATGTCAACTCATAAGAAATTCAACAATGCACGAGAGTTGTATGTATGTCACagacacaaaagaaaagaagacaCAGGAGAAGGAACTgatagtgttttgttttttatgtctTTTTCCAGGTTCTGGCAGCGATGCAGCATCCCTAGTGACCTCGGCCAAGAAAGATGGAAGTGACTATGTTCTTAATGGAGCAAAGGTGATATTATTGGGATTTGCTGAAGGATGATCTGTGGTTCACTTAGATTtgacaattaaattacatattcctactccgaatcacatgtagcattgacacaatcggagatgctaggttctgaaaaggctaaccgtctaagggaagcaaccccaaccacaaaaagtgtaaacgtagccttggtaatgaccatacacccggggagttacctcccatcgtgcatgccatgtcactactgctactgaacacgtggttcatatcattcgaccttacagctttcgagggagcaggttgttgttttttgggctcccctgtggctgcgctgtttggtgttgttttgacacccaccggccacgttaccgtctatcttgcctcctgcttcgtagttggtgagctctttccattttggtcattattttgacaggaaatttgttgtagttgctgattttcgtccgtgtttggacctgtgatatttcagtgactactgttggccgccatttttgttgtcagcatgagttgacagattttgtggctaggccgatgtattttggaggtaaacgtaattttaccttcttacttgcttgctgctttgttagttggtaagcttgttccttcttgtctttagtttgacaggaatttatCTATAGTTGCTGTCTTTTTGTCCGTTTGGACTCCTAAATGCGTTTCAGTAACTTATCTTGTGGCCGCCACTTTCGATTGCTCAGCTTTCCTGACAGCTTATTTATGTGGCTAGGCCTATGTTATGGTGAGGTTCTCCTTACTTTACCTGCGtttttgccttctgctttgttagttggtaagccatttcatatttcgtcattactttgacaggaatttttgttattgcttaattttcgtccgttttggacttctaaattttgccagtaacttatcgcttggccgccattttgtgtatCAGCGTTGCTGACAGTGGTTTACTTGGCTAGGCTTTAGCAGGTATCTACCAGTCCGTAGGACTGGTCGTGGTTTCGGATTTaacatgtttgttatgttttgttcgttactctttctgcctcgaacaaacactttgtggggcagtcatatactgttgtacgtcctgtttcttctcctcgcctTCTCTGCCGTTAGCAGATCAGGTGTTGCAGGTCTGCGTTATCTTTGTGAAGAAATTTTCGCGTTCCAAGCCTGCGTCTTCCGTTGGTCCCGCTGTCTGTGGGCGACGTCACCTTGTTGGCTTCTTTGACGCTTCCGGCCGAGACGTTGTCTAGGGcggatgttttgcttcttcgtcttctaccgctgtggtgggcgattcaagtaagtcgagctggtccacaggccctcgtgaggccgtcggacagtccctgctgggacacagctcttttcggcgggttcacgacccgcaaacccctgttcggtcgcaccctggcttcactgaagaccattgtgttgctgagcaatggcggcagttggttccggctacttctccgacgtacgcacccgctggggtcgtttccggagttgtctagccgtttccgactgctgcgcttccggcactcgccggaagcataggtcccccgatgtacgcacccgctgtggtcgtttccggggttgaccaggtcccccgatgtgcgcacccgctgtggtcgtttccggggttgaccggacgttgccccccgggcattcgtcctctgttcagtcgcaccctggtttcctcgaagaccattgtgtggcggagcagtggcggtagccgtttccggcgctgcgcttccggcactcgctggaagcataggtcctctgacgtacgcacccgctgtggtcgtttccggggttgaccggacgttgccccccgggcattcgtcctctgttcagtcacaccctggcttcctcgaagaccattgtgtggcggagcaatggcggtagccgtttctggcgctgcgcttccggcactcgctggaagcataggtcctctgacgtacgcacccgctgtggtcgtttctggggttgaccggacgttgcctttagggcattcgggcttccggcctccgtcctcgcattcggcgcttccgcttttcgcggtctCGTCTGGTGCTTTCCGGCTCCGCCCGGATTTACTGCTCCTTTCGCTTCCACTTCCTCCCGGATGTCGGTAGCTGAGGAGCAACGCCAGCCCTTCGGGCAGGTGGTGTCTCAGCTCTGGCCGCGATGTAGTCAGCGTTTCAACCTTCGGTTGTCGCGTCGACTGCCGTTCCGGTTCCTGCAGCTGCAGACTTGCCGTCTTTTCTCTCTTAGCCTGATCGAGGCATGAGTTAGGACGACGTCGGGGgggacggatttccggttttccggttatgcCGTTTCACCGGCCTTCCACCAGTAAGTCTGTCGTCAGCGATTCCACACGTGCTGGTTATTGGGAAAAAGGCTTAACGCTGTCCTCTAAGCTGCGGCAGAGGTCACGTCGAAGGTTTTCCCGGGCGGGGCTTCGGCCTCCTACACTTCCTGTCTGGAAGCATAGGTTCTCCATCACAAGCGCACGTAGTGGCTTGTCTGGGGTTGAccgaggactggcctacgggcgttcgggttccggccccagtcctcttctgttctgtctcactcTTGTTCCGTCGTGGGCATTTGTGTTTCACCAGTGTGGCAGCCGTTGTCGGCGTGGTGTTTCCGGTTTTACTGGAAGCATAAGTCCTCCATTTCAAGTACACGTTGCGGTTTTGACTGGAGTTGacagaggactggcctacgggcgtttgggcttccggcctcagtctactctATGCATCTTTCGCTTCCGTTTTTCGCGGTTTTGTCTGCTGCATTTCCGGCTCTGTTCGGATACACTTCTCCTCTCCCTGACACTCCTTCGGAGGTCGGTgggtgaggaacagcggctggcctacgggcatttagGCTTTTAGCCTCAGCCGGGGCAGTCTTCACTTTACCTGTTGGGTGTTGCGTTTACTGCCTAGTCAGTTCGGGTGGCCCTGGACGTTTCCCCTATTCACGACCGTCAGTAGGGGGATAAGTCAGGTCTTTTTCCGGTTGGatggttttccggtttccggtcatctcattcatcagtttaccaccagcaactgtgacttcggtttacgttcgtagctgagctattctggttctcagtctttagtcagcaatcgaacacgttctggatttccgtcgcAGCTCAAGCTTCGGCTCAGGATTTCCCTTGGGTGCATCGACATTGGTGGCTTCCTTGTtgtcgatgtcggacttccgttccgtgaagataggatgtttttctacttccggttccttagtcaccttttgtaggtaccacggtttgcaggttttggctaggccatctcctcccgaaggtggtatctctagtgttttggttctgccgcggtttctactatggttcagttccggaacatgctcagccttggctggcttcggctacacgggcttcaccttttgttccttcttgcttATTCAGCCTTTGGAACTTGCCTCCTTTCTCTACTCTGTTGGCCAGCCCTTGCTAGGGTGAGCATGGAGCAGATGAGGCTGCCCTTCCTTCTCTACGCTCGTACGGCGGGTGTCGGAGGGACTCGTTTCTTTCGCATTCTCAGTTCCCTGAACAGTCAAAGAGAGTCGCTTAAACTTGGCCTGCAGTAGAGATTCAGTCGAGTAGAGATCACCAGGTCTCTGACTGCTTTACAAAGGTTGAAGGAAGGTAGGGCTAGCATACTCAGAAACATGCTTAGCAGAAGCATGCTCATTCCTCTGGTTAAGCTAAGCTGGCAGCCAATAGGCAGCCTTGGCcgggcaacagccattccacgttGCGGCGATGGTGGTTGTTGCCTTCCCGTTTCTTGTGGCTTGTGGGGTTCTCTGGCTTCAGGTTACCCCTGTTTCGCCACAAACGTTCGGACTTTGGTCCTTGTTGTCTTTCATCgagtcggactctgtctttctctagtgatcagacgcgttctggtgtttcgtccaaacttaaggttcacttgagttggcctcggaagttacattcaggttttcctgagggggcattgtcttggacaatggatgtttgaggagtagttctttgtggctttcctcccctctctcaggttttggctactCTTCTCCTTCGGGCAGAGGTTTAGTTAAGGttcggttcctgtgacttcagtcttgggcctttcctctcttcttcctcatctTAGTATGAGGCGAGTCCGGATGACGTCTGTCGGGTCGGGTTTCCTTACAGTCGCCCGGCTACAAAAGGCAACTTTGTCTAGGACGGTTGTCCGTTTTTCTCCGCGTTGGACTCTGtcttcagacagggacagacgcgctctgggtttctggccaaactcaggtaggctcttgatttggctaaggaagttaactgcctgttttttccctgagaactctggtttcgggagtcttatggctggctggcttcacggtttacgtttaccagtcttggttttctgctttcggtttttgattcactctcgattaccttcaagcagactgttttgggaacattctggcttttagccattttgtttatggtTGCCAGTCACATCGGTTTTTGACCACTGTGGGTCCTCACTTCCGGTAGCTTACGCACAGTCGTAAGTGGCTGCTGTCGGGTGCTACCTCTCTCCCTGCGTTCGCAGGGACTGGTAGGGGATAACTGGCGACCTTCTATTTGTGAGTTTTCTCTTCGAGGTGGACTCTGGTACTTAGTGCTtggatgtctctctctcgctctttcgtggggattggtcactcttattttgagctgacttctttctcacaagccttttgggctttactacatcccaaggtttgcagactttggcatggttgtcttaaggtcaccgcgggggttcgtccttctcagttgaggggacaaccttacgcacggatcttctcaggacattagcatttccttccaaaaaagggggggggggaagcttgtctttcccttggctcgccagggttattaatccaaggcttgggtctattccggtgctgttttttacggctaggagattggaagaagtgctgagcacagctctctggatctctgaggttgtctctttcgctttgcctgagatacttctcggctgtcaatcaggactttccttggttccctcactgcctgttggcagtgggccagcccTGGCAAAGGCTTTTGAGTgggttagattttctttcccactgggaccgccctgattctttggcagcggtccaggtttttggcaaggttttttgagtgagttagatttttctttcccaccgccttgtttttgtaatctgctacatgtgattcggagtaggaatatgtaatttaatcgaaaattttattgtaaattttcatttaataaatatacctacccgaatcacatagtatattccctcccgccaaccccgcttttgatttggagaatttattctttaggtcgaatgatatgaaccacgtgttcagtagcagtagtgacatggcatgcacgatgggaggtaactccccgggtgtatggtcattaccaaggctacgtttacactttttgtggttggggttgcttcccttagacggttagccttttcagaacctagcatctccgattgtgtcaatgctacatgtgattcgggtaggtatatttattaaatgaaaatttacaataaaattttcgattatttTGTGCTAGCTTTCAGTCGTTTGAGCCTAATTGTCATCATCTTGGCATTCTCAAAAGGTTTTCATTTTCATGTAAATTTTTGTTTGACAGTTTTCATGTACCTTTTGAATTGATGACACTATTTCGCTTTcttcccttttttttaaaaattactTTTTATTTGATATTTCATGTTACTACAAAGAACTGTGTTATTGTTGTGTTAGAGTAGTTCACAaattcccccttttaagaccccccaatttaagacttcctcctgtTCTAGAACCTTCTTTATCAGATGTTCTTTAGCTATTAagtacatttacctccatttaagactcccttaccccccgcgggttagggggaagaatttacccgatgctccccagcatgtcgtaagaggcgactaacggattctgtttctccttttacccgtgttaagtgtttcttgtatagaatatagtcaatgtttgtaaagattttagtcaagcagtatgtaagaaatgttaagtcctttgtactggaaacttgcattctcccagtaaggtcatatattgtactacgttgcaagcccctggagcaattttttgattagtgcttttgtgaacaagaaacaattaacaagtggctctattccatctccccccctttccctgtcgcgatataaccttgaacggttgaaaaatgacgttaaacaccaaataaagaaagaaagaaagactcccTTCATttaaagacctggttttcttacatttttaaaGATTGTtgaagggaggttccactgtataacataCTTGTGTTGTCCATGCAGGCATTCATCAGCGGTGCGGGGGAGACAGACGTGTACCTGGTGATGTGTCGGACGGGAGGGGCGGGGCCAAAGGGCATTTCCTGCGTCATGGTGGAAAAAGACACACCTGGTCTCAGCTTTGGCAAGAAGGAGAAAAAGGTCAGACGTTTGACGTCTTTTGATCTGAGTTAATCCAATAAAATGTGCTAATCAGTACAAATATGCAAGGGAGACtgaaatacatgtatgttttcgtgaacattttatttgtttttgactcacatgcgaagcaaaagtgagtctatgtactcacccgagtcgtccgtccgtccgtccgtccgtccgtcccggcgtccgtccgtccggaaaactttaacgttggatatttcttggacactattaagtctatcaacacctgatgtggcctgatggtgtatggttacaagatctcaaaaaacatgtgcggcaacttgacctcacttcaagttcaaggtcacaggggccgtaattgttgtcttaaaaacgaccatttttcacattttcgcatttttttctgaagttatcgagaatggcaaccttagctatgtatgctatacagggcaatgtaagccctatctttggacaccagtttggttgaccttgcttcaaggtcaaggtcgcaagggtcctttaaagttggattgtatacatattttgaagtgaccttgaccctgaactatggaagataactgtttcaaactttaaaattatgtggggcacatgttatgctttcatcatgagacacatttggtcacatatgatcaaggtcaaggtcactttgacccttatgaaatgtgaccaaaataaggtagtgaaccactgaaagtgaccatatctcatggtagaaagagccaataagcaccattgtacttcctatgtcttgaattaacagctttgtgttgcatgaccttggatgaccttgaccttgggtcaaggtcacatgtattttggtaggaaaaatgtgtaaagcagttcttagtgtatgatgtcattgctaggtttagctatTTGACCTTGGTCATGTAAAGgccaaggtcaagcatgtgagttgtatgggctttgcccttcttgttattaattTTCAGTTGACTTTGTGAGAACATTTTTAGCACAGGTAGCAATTtatttctgtgcagagtgttaaatatgagagagagaaggtaagggttttaattttatttcataGGGTAGTAAAGTAAGCGTACATTGTGCTTTTTACATCCAGCCATGTTCGGAAGTTGTGCataggcatgtgtgtgtgcttttgtatatgaaactctgtgtgtgtgtgcgcgcgtgtatgggtgtgtgcgtgcagttgtgctgtgtgtgtgcaagtgtgtgctacttgtgtgtgtgtacatgtgtgcgtgcgtgtgtgtgtgtgattatatACTGGTAACGTTTATACCTTGGTGGGTAATGGCTATTTCCACATGTCACTTAACTTTTGATGACTTGTTCAGGTGGGCTGGAACTCGCACCCGTGTCGCATCGTGTCGTTTGACGACTGTCGTGTGCCGCAGTCTAACCTCTTGGGGTCAGAGGGTCAGGGGTTCAACATCGCCATGAGGGGACTCAATGGAGGCAGAGTGAATGTTGGTAAGTTTCATAGCTTTGAACATCTCTTTCGTATGTG
The sequence above is a segment of the Littorina saxatilis isolate snail1 linkage group LG3, US_GU_Lsax_2.0, whole genome shotgun sequence genome. Coding sequences within it:
- the LOC138961859 gene encoding isobutyryl-CoA dehydrogenase, mitochondrial-like is translated as MAACRRIFSVSSHILSKLRNQSINIPWQSRTMVTGSCIDPALGLTDEQKQIQQLAADFACNEMFPHMAEWDQKEIFPVDTMREAAKLGFGAVYCSEKYGGTGLTRLDASIIFEALSHGCCSTTAYISIHNMCAWMVDEFGTEELKQRWIPCLAAMDKFASYCLTEPGSGSDAASLVTSAKKDGSDYVLNGAKAFISGAGETDVYLVMCRTGGAGPKGISCVMVEKDTPGLSFGKKEKKVGWNSHPCRIVSFDDCRVPQSNLLGSEGQGFNIAMRGLNGGRVNVASCSLGAAQASIEQARDHLKVRKQFGSLLADFQYLQFRLAEMSTKVVTSRLLVRKAAQALQENSPDAVALCSMAKLFVTEECFQVCNDAMQMFGGYGYLKDYPVQQYVRDTRVHCILEGTNEMMRMLVSRDVLKER